Proteins encoded in a region of the Quercus lobata isolate SW786 chromosome 8, ValleyOak3.0 Primary Assembly, whole genome shotgun sequence genome:
- the LOC115958200 gene encoding vacuolar protein sorting-associated protein 8 homolog has product MTKNLSSTSETLPAAMELDLDSFLNSPLTSDDDDDDDNKGNHHNLYSIPHRTIDEILNASDSSTSSPPTSPPSVYSRVSDPKHDQDDTVSVSTTKQPSSDFSSIPAQHHDENPSLHSRPGSSSFSRVRPGINYPDDPFKRLSNSKPLPSLFGGVRSNAKPGAALAAAVAASRALPTPHAAAIKSRRAASGSFQKVLEDSDAVSVSASDELSSNSEIRNAKEDEVLEGVIGNEGFAQGPSVKEVESEAENVVQVDGLKVSSNHEELLRTSADSVSNFEIIEPRIGSSSISVEEDENNVNVDENASVLDRSSEILNSEEDKVDHLEEKVEEESTIEALETQQQVNVLEDTEVGGGDDDDASSLSDISELVEERIGQLESRRISKRAEKKSRAASMKPLELAEELEKKHASTGLHWEEGAAAQPMRLEGVRRGSTTLGYFDLDADNAITRTISSQAFRRDHGSPQALAVHTNYIAIGMSKGVILVVPSKYSCYNADHMDPKMSMLGLQGDRSHAPVTSMCFNQQGDLLLAGYGDGHITVWDVQRSSSAKVITGEHTTPVVHTLFLGQDSQVTRQFKAVTGDSKGLVLLHAFSVVPLLNRFSIKTQCLLDGQKTGIVLSASPVLFDEFSGGASLSSQGNNAVSSSSLGSMMGGVVGGDAGWKLFNEGSSLAEEGVVIFVTHQTALVVRLTPTLEVYSQLSKPDGVREGSMPYTAWKCMTKSRSLPSENVPVEASERVYLLAIAWDRKVQVAKLIKSELKVYGKWSLDSAAIGVAWLDDQILVVLTSTGQLCLFAKDGTGIHQTSFSLDGYGGDDLVAYHTHFINIYGNPEKAFHNCIAVRGASVYILGPMHLAVSRLLPWKERIQVLRKAGDWMGALNMSMTLYDGQAHGVIDLPRTLDAVQEAIMPYLVELLLSYVDEVFSYISVAFCNQVEKMEPLDNPNSRSSSVHSEIKEQYTRVGGVAVEFCVHIKRTDILFDEIFSKFVAVQQRDTFLELLEPYILKDMLGSLPPEIMQALVEHYSSKGWLQRVEQCVLHMDISSLDFNQVVRLCREHGLYGALVYLFNKGLDDFRAPLEELLVVLRNSQKESAAALGYRMLVYLKYCFSGLAFPPGQGTLPPTRLPSLRTELLQFLLEHSDAPNSKAVSSLSSGGAYLNLYHLLQLDTEATLDVLRCAFVEDEIPKPKLSSHDSADENTKPKIENDNGCQNILVQDTVNSLICILNRDISQTERSDSEDISGLVEEWPSKKDIGHMFEFIAYYVACERANVSRSVLSQILEYLTSQNNFPTSVSSHHITSTRREKQVLALLEVVPEIDWNASYVLGLCERAQFYQVCGFIHTIRHEYLAALDSYMKDVDEPIHAFSFINKTLLQLSDNERAIFQSAVISRIPELVDLSREGTFLLFIGHFNKEGLHILSELRSHPRSLFLYLKTVIEVHLSGTLNFSSLRRDDFVDPSDGIRLKDQSKGLEAYLEKISDFPKLMRNDPVEVTDDMIELYLELLCQYEPGSVLKFLETFDSYRVEHCLRLCQEYGIIDAAAFLLERVGDVGSALLLTLSGLDSKFVELDTAVGNVVSDVALSSAADTKHLRTVLNMKEVNEISNILNACIGLCQRNTPRLNPEESETLWFRLLDSFCEPLMDSYGDEMVSRGENHVPLLTESSVSREDEACIVNWRISKSHRGAHILRKLFSQFIKEIVEGMIGYVRLPTIMSKLLSDNGSQEFGDFKLTILGMLGIYGFERRILDTAKSLIEDDTFYTMSLLKKGASHAYAPRSPICCICNCLFSKNSSSFSIRVFNCGHATHLQCEVPENEASSRGASSGCPVCMPKKKSHKARNKSILAENGLVSKFSSRPQQSPGTSILHPHESDALENFYGLQQISRFEILTNLQKDQRLVQIEHMPQLRLAPPAVYHERVKKGTDIFTGESSNGLAKIEKQSKSKQLRELRVKGSSLRFPLKSSIFGKEKTSKR; this is encoded by the exons ATGACCAAGAATCTCAGCAGTACCTCCGAAACATTACCTGCGGCTATGGAACTCGACCTCGACTCCTTCCTTAACTCACCTCTCACCagcgacgacgacgacgacgacgataACAAAGGCAATCACCACAACCTCTACTCCATCCCTCACCGCACAATCGACGAAATCCTCAACGCCTCCGATTCCTCCACCTCATCTCCCCCTACATCTCCACCGTCCGTTTACTCCCGCGTCTCCGATCCCAAACACGACCAAGACGACACCGTTTCAGTCTCCACAACTAAACAACCCTCCTCAGACTTTTCCTCCATACCGGCCCAACATCATGATGAAAACCCCTCGCTCCACTCCCGACCCGGTTCGTCTTCGTTCAGTCGGGTCAGACCCGGAATCAATTACCCGGACGATCCGTTTAAAAGGCTCTCGAACTCGAAGCCGTTACCGTCGCTTTTCGGCGGTGTGAGATCGAATGCGAAGCCAGGGGCAGCGCTTGCGGCGGCAGTGGCAGCCTCCAGGGCTCTCCCGACCCCGCACGCCGCCGCGATCAAGTCTAGGAGGGCTGCCAGTGGAAGCTTCCAGAAGGTTCTTGAAGATTCCGATGCGGTTTCGGTCTCAGCCTCAGATGAATTGAGCTCTAATAGTGAAATTCGTAATGCGAAAGAGGATGAGGTTTTGGAAGGTGTGATAGGGAATGAGGGTTTTGCGCAAGGTCCTAGTGTTAAAGAGGTCGAAAGCGAAGCCGAAAATGTGGTTCAAGTAGACGGATTAAAGGTTAGTAGTAATCATGAAGAATTGCTGCGAACAAGTGCTgattcagtttctaattttgaaatcattgaGCCGCGGATTGGTTCTTCGTCCATAAGTGTTGAGGAGGACGAAAACAATGTAAATGTAGATGAGAATGCTTCTGTGCTTGACAGGAGCTCTGAAATTTTGAACTCAGAAGAAGATAAGGTTGATCATTTGGAAGAGAAGGTAGAGGAGGAATCGACAATTGAGGCATTGGAAACACAGCAACAAGTGAATGTTTTGGAAGATACTGAGGTGGGTGGTGGCGATGATGATGACGCGAGTTCATTGAGTGATATTTCTGAACTTGTGGAAGAGAGAATTGGGCAATTGGAGAGCAGGAGGATTAGTAAGAGAGCGGAGAAGAAATCCCGGGCTGCTTCTATGAAGCCATTGGAGTTAGCTGAGGAGCTTGAGAAGAAGCATGCTTCTACTGGTTTGCATTGGGAAGAAGGTGCAGCTGCTCAGCCAATGAGGCTTGAGGGCGTACGGAGAGGATCAACCACATTAGGATACTTTGATCTTGATGCGGATAATGCTATTACAAGGACCATTTCTTCTCAGGCATTCAGGAGAGATCATGGTTCACCTCAAGCTTTGGCTGTTCATACTAATTATATTGCAATTGGAATGTCAAAAGGGGTCATTCTCGTTGTGCCCAGTAAATATTCCTGTTATAATGCTGACCACATGGATCCAAAG ATGTCGATGCTTGGTCTGCAAGGGGATAGGTCTCATGCCCCTGTAACTTCCATGTGCTTTAATCAGCAAGGGGACCTGCTCTTAGCTGGTTATGGTGATGGTCATATTACTGTTTGGGATGTGCAGAGATCATCATCAGCAAAAGTTATTACTGGAGAGCATACAACACCAGTAGTACATACATTATTTCTGGGGCAGGATTCTCAGGTTACTCGTCAATTTAAAGCAGTTACTGGTGATAGTAAGGGTCTCGTTCTGTTGCATGCTTTCTCAGTTGTTCCCTTGCTCAATAGGTTCTCCATCAAAACACAG TGTCTTCTTGATGGACAAAAAACGGGAATTGTGCTATCAGCTTCACCGGTCCTTTTTGATGAATTCTCTGGAGGTGCTTCCCTGTCCTCTCAGGGAAACAATGCGGTTTCATCCAGCAGTCTTGGTAGTATGATGGGAGGTGTAGTAGGTGGAGATGCTGGCTGGAAACTCTTTAATGAAGGCTCTTCTTTAGCTGAAGAAGGTGTGGTCATATTTGTCACCCATCAAACTGCTCTGGTG GTAAGGCTTACTCCTACTTTGGAAGTCTATTCGCAGCTTTCTAAGCCAGATGGGGTTCGAGAGGGTTCTATGCCTTATACTGCATGGAAATGCATGACAAAATCACGCAGTTTGCCTAGTG AAAACGTGCCTGTGGAGGCATCAGAGAGAGTCTACTTGCTCGCAATTGCTTGGGACCGAAAAGTTCAGGTTGCAAAGTTAATCAAATCAGAGCTAAAAGTATATGGGAAATGGTCTCTTGACAGTGCAGCTATAGGTGTGGCTTGGTTGGATGATCAG ATACTGGTTGTTCTTACATCAACTGGACAACTCTGTCTGTTTGCTAAGGATGGAACTGGGATTCACCAAACAAGTTTTTCTCTGGATGGTTATGGTGGAGATGATCTTGTTGCATACCATACCCACTTTATTAATATCTATGGAAATCCTGAGAAAGCTTTTCACAATTGCATAGCTGTAAGAGGAGCTTCAGTATACATCCTTGGACCTATGCATCTTGCTGTTTCTCGCCTTCTCCCATGGAAGGAGCGGATTCAGGTTCTGCGGAAAGCAGGTGACTGGATGGGTGCACTGAACATGTCAATGACACTTTATGATGGCCAGGCGCATGGTGTTATTGACCTTCCTAGAACCTTGGATGCTGTACAGGAGGCCATAATGCCCTACCTTGTGGAGTTGCTTTTGTCATACGTAGATGAagtattttcttatatttcagTGGCATTTTGCAACCAAGTTGAGAAAATGGAACCACTGGACAACCCAAATAGTAGAAGCAGTTCTGTGCACTCTGAAATAAAAGAGCAATACACTCGTGTTGGTGGAGTTGCTGTGGAATTCTGTGTTCATATCAAGAGGACTGACATCCTTTTCGATGAAATTTTCTCCAAGTTTGTGGCGGTACAACAGAGAG ACACATTTTTGGAGCTTTTGGAACCATATATATTGAAGGACATGCTTGGATCACTGCCTCCTGAG ATTATGCAAGCACTTGTAGAACATTACAGCAGCAAAGGATGGTTACAACGAGTTGAACAATGCGTCCTTCACATGGATATCTCTTCTTTGGATTTCAATCAG GTTGTTAGGTTATGTAGAGAGCATGGATTATATGGTGCTCTGGTGTATCTCTTCAATAAAGGATTGGATGATTTTAGGGCTCCTTTAGAGGAGCTGTTGGTGGTCTTGCGAAATAGTCAAAAGGAGAGTGCTGCTGCCCTTGG GTACCGGATGCTTGTTTATCTAAAATACTGCTTTTCAGGTCTTGCTTTTCCTCCAG GACAAGGAACTCTGCCCCCTACACGCTTGCCATCTCTTAGAACAGAACTTCTGCAATTTCTGTTAGAACATTCTGATGCCCCTAACTCAAAAGCTGTTTCAAGCTTATCATCTGGAGGAGCATACCTGAACCTGTATCATCTCTTACAGTTAGATACTGAAGCTACTTTAGATGTTTTGAGATGTGCTTTTGTAGAAGATGAAAtcccaaaaccaaaactttCATCACATGATTCAGCAGATGAAAATACAAAgccaaaaatagagaatgaCAATGGATGTCAAAATATATTGGTCCAAGATACAGTGAACTCTCTTATTTGTATTCTTAATAGGGACATTTCCCAAACAGAGAGGTCAGATAGTGAAGATATCAGTGGATTGGTTGAAGAATGGCCTTCTAAGAAAGACATAGGCCATATGTTTGAGTTTATAGCATACTATGTTGCATGTGAAAGAGCTAATGTCTCAAGAAGTGTCCTGAGTCAGATTTTAGAATACTTGacatcacaaaataattttccaactaGTGTTTCCTCACATCACATAACTTCAACAAGAAGGGAGAAGCAGGTGCTTGCCCTTCTAGAAGTAGTGCCTGAGATTGACTGGAATGCTTCTTATGTATTAGGCCTATGTGAGAGAGCACAATTTTACCAG gtttGTGGCTTCATTCATACTATCAGACATGAGTATCTTGCTGCTTTGGATAGCTACATGAAGGATGTAGATGAACCCATTCATGCTTTCTCCTTTATCAACAAAACATTATTACAGCTGAGTGATAATGAACGTGCTATTTTTCAATCAGCGGTCATTTCTCGTATACCTGAGCTGGTTGATTTAAGCag AGAGGGAACATTCTTGTTGTTCATCGGTCATTTCAACAAAGAAGGTTTGCATATCCTGTCTGAACTCCGCTCTCATCCAAGAAGCCTATTCCTTTATTTAAAAACGGTCATTGAGGTTCACTTATCTGGCActctcaatttttcttctttaagacGAGATGATTTTGTGGATCCTTCTGATGGAATAAGGTTGAAGGATCAGTCAAAAGGACTTGAGGCTTACTTGGAAAAAATCTCTGATTTCCCCAAGTTAATGCGTAATGATCCAGTTGAAGTGACTGATGATATGATTGAGCTTTATCTAGAG CTATTATGTCAGTATGAACCTGGTTCAGTTCTCAAATTCCTTGAGACCTTTGATAGCTATCGTGTGGAACACTGTCTACGCCTGTGTCAGGAATATGGGATTATAGATGCTGCTGCCTTCTTGTTAGAAAGGGTTGGTGATGTGGGGAGTGCTCTTTTACTTACACTTTCAGGCCTTGACAGTAAATTTGTTGAGCTTGATACTGCTGTTGGAAATGTGGTTTCTGATGTGGCTTTGAGTTCTGCTGCTGATACAAAGCATCTCAGGACTGTATTAAATATGAAGGAG GTGAATGAAATTAGCAATATATTGAATGCCTGTATTGGATTATGTCAGCGGAACACCCCTCGCTTGAACCCTGAGGAGTCAGAGACGCTCTGGTTCAGATTACTTGACTC GTTTTGTGAACCTTTGATGGATTCATATGGTGATGAAATGGTATCTAGAGGAGAAAATCATGTTCCACTGCTGACCGAATCATCAGTCTCACGTGAGGATGAAGCATGCATAGTTAATTGGAGAATATCAAAATCGCACAGAGGGGCTCATATCTTGAGGAAATTGTTCTCTCAGTTCATCAAAGAGATTGTTGAGGGAATGATAGGATATGTTCGCCTTCCAACCATCATGTCCAAACTCCTCTCTGATAATGGCAGCCAGGAATTTGGTGATTTTAAACTTACCATACTGGGCATGCTTGGAATATATGGCTTTGAAAGGCGAATTCTG GACACTGCCAAATCCTTAATAGAGGATGATACATTCTATACCATGAGCTTACTGAAGAAGGGGGCCTCTCATGCGTATGCACCCCGGAGTCCTATATGTTGTATATGTAATTGCCTTTTCTCGAAGAATTCTTCTAGCTTTAGCATTCGTGTTTTTAATTGTGGTCACGCAACACATCTTCAATGTGAAGTTCCGGAAAATGAGGCATCAAGTAGAGGTGCCTCATCTGGATGCCCAGTTTGTATGCCGAAGAAGAAATCACacaaagcaagaaataaatCGATTCTTGCAGAAAATGGTTTAGTAAGTAAATTTTCATCCAGGCCACAACAATCACCTGGAACTAGTATTCTACACCCCCATGAAAGTGATGCATTAGAGAATTTCTATGGGCTTCAGCAAATTTCACGG TTTGAGATCTTGACTAATTTGCAAAAGGACCAGAGATTAGTTCAAATAGAACACATGCCTCAGTTGAGGCTTGCACCGCCAGCTGTTTATCATGAAAGGGTAAAGAAAGGAACAGATATTTTTACAGGAGAAAGTAGCAATGGCCTTGcgaaaatagagaaacaaagtAAAAGCAAGCAATTAAGGGAGCTAAGAGTAAAAGGATCATCTCTTCGGTTCCCTTTAAAATCAAGTATATTTG GCAAGGAGAAGACCAGCAAGCGGTAA
- the LOC115955975 gene encoding pyruvate dehydrogenase E1 component subunit alpha-3, chloroplastic encodes MSLTTSTKFAQPLPLNTTSSRSKEHKLLFDPFRTNSFLGSTHKLRFNSLSKSNQTNLHRRSAIVAVSDVVKEKKSKPSTNLLITKEEGLELYEDMVLGRAFEDMCAQMYYRGKMFGFVHLYNGQEAVSTGFIKLLKQEDSVASTYRDHVHSLSKGVSARAVMSELFGKATGCCRGQGGSMHMFSKEHNVLGGFAFIGEGIPVATGAAFSSKYRREVLKEADCDHVTVAFFGDGTCNNGQFFECLNMAALWKLPIVFVVENNLWAIGMSHVRATSDPEIWKKGPAFGMPGVHVDGMDVLKVREVAKEAIGRARRGEGPTLVECETYRFRGHSLADPDELRDPAEKAHYAARDPITALKRYMIDNNLVTEQELKTIEKKIDEVVEDAVEFADESPHPPRSQLLENVFADPKGFGIGPDGRYRCEDPKFTQGTAHV; translated from the exons ATGTCATTGACGACGTCCACCAAATTCGCTCAGCCCCTTCCTCTGAACACCACTTCGTCCAGATCCAAGGAACACAAGCTCTTATTCGACCCTTTCAGAACCAACTCTTTCCTCGGATCCACTCACAAGCTGCGCTTCAATTCTCTCTCCAAATCCAATCAAACTAATCTCCACCGTCGATCCGCCATCGTTGCTGTATCCGATGTTGTCAAGGAAAAGAAGTCCAAACCCAGCACCAATCTG CTGATCACGAAAGAGGAAGGCTTGGAGCTCTATGAGGACATGGTATTGGGGAGAGCTTTTGAGGACATGTGTGCCCAGATGTATTACAGGGGCAAAATGTTTGGTTTCGTTCACCTCTACAATGGCCAAGAGGCTGTGTCAACTGGGTTTATCAAGCTTTTGAAGCAGGAAGATTCTGTGGCCAGCACATACCGTGATCACGTACATTCGCTGAGCAAAGGGGTCTCTGCACGTGCTGTGATGAGTGAGCTCTTTGGAAAGGCTACTGGGTGTTGCCGAGGCCAGGGTGGTTCAATGCACATGTTCTCAAAAGAGCACAACGTGCTTGGTGGCTTTGCTTTCATTGGTGAAGGGATTCCTGTGGCTACTGGTGCAGCATTTTCCTCCAAATATAGGAGAGAGGTATTGAAGGAGGCAGATTGCGATCATGTGACAGTTGCATTTTTCGGAGATGGGACTTGTAACAATGGCCAGTTTTTTGAGTGTTTGAACATGGCAGCATTGTGGAAATTGCCAATTGTGTTTGTTGTGGAGAATAACTTGTGGGCTATTGGGATGTCACATGTGAGGGCGACTTCAGATCCTGAGATTTGGAAGAAAGGGCCTGCATTTGGGATGCCAGGTGTTCATGTTGATGGTATGGATGTTTTGAAGGTTAGGGAGGTGGCAAAGGAGGCAATTGGAAGAGCTAGGAGAGGAGAAGGGCCGACATTGGTGGAATGTGAGACATATAGGTTTAGAGGACACTCATTGGCTGATCCTGATGAGCTTCGCGACCCTG CTGAGAAGGCACACTATGCTGCTAGAGATCCCATTACAGCATTAAAGAGATACATGATTGACAACAATCTAGTCACTGAACAAGAGTTGAAGACCATAGAGAAGAAGATAGATGAGGTGGTTGAGGATGCTGTTGAGTTTGCAGATGAGAGCCCTCATCCACCTCGCAGTCAGCTATTGGAGAATGTGTTTGCAGATCCAAAAGGTTTTGGAATTGGACCTGATGGGAGATATAGATGCGAGGATCCCAAATTCACTCAAGGTACTGCTCATGTGTAA